The Labrus bergylta chromosome 23, fLabBer1.1, whole genome shotgun sequence genome includes the window TCCTCGATTCATATATAAGCTGACTAATTGTTTCAGTTCTAAGTTTTGCTGATGATATTCTGCCCACAGAGCTCTACAGTTACACAGAGGAGCCGGAGTTTGCCCTGAACAGAGACTACTTTGAGGAGGACTTCAGGACCCATGGTActgtattttgtttctgtgtgtgtttgtgtgttttgagggGATGCTGAGATCAGGGGCTTTGGTGTGTTTAGATTACCTGGAGAGTTACCAGTTGTGTCGTTACCTTCTGTCACTGTCGCATCGGGAGGGTGAAAGAATGAgatgtttgctgtgtgtgtgtgtgtatctgtgacCCCATTTtgagtctcacacacacacacacacacacgactccACCAGGACCCTTCTTTGCTGTGCGATAtcaaacacaaagcagacagCCAGTAGACTGCGGCTGCTgcctgctgttgctgttgtttatcGCAGAGACCTTGACGGCTCCTCCGACAGCTCCTCCGACAGCTCCTGTGTCACTGATGACTGTCAGAACAGTACAGAGTCCTTTTGTGCAACTCTGAAAGACCTTTTTTGACTCGAGGAAACAGCGTCCGTTTGATCTGCACGATGGTGAAGGTTAACTGCGCAAACATTTCTTACACAGCAAACACACGAGTAAAAGTGTTTGAAGGGATCGGCAAATCAACCGTACTAATAGATGCATAATTCTCATGATACATCAGTCAGCATTAGAATACAGTATTTACCTTTGAAGAATGCCTGGTTGCGCAGTGTTAGTCAATGTCGGCTTCTTTGTGaaaatgctaacgttagcatacaCTTAGAAATAATATTACTACATAGAACCATAAAGGGTTCTTCAACTTGTACCCATAAGGGGCTATTTATGATCCCTGGTGGAACCATCacactattaaaaaaaacaaacaaaggaaagaACAGAACAGGTTACACACGAGAGAAAAAGCTATAGAGGAGAAAAACTAACTTGTAATCATACCGACTTGTATTACAGATCTCCATTTAACGGTCACCATTTATTCTCCTTTTGTCTCAGTTTAAATAAGtacaacattttcatgaagtttctTATTCTAAATCCACTGTGAGCTTGTATTTATAACAACGATACCTTTAAACCCCTCACAAACACCACAacatgctgtttctgtgtctgtagctttaaatgcaaattctAGAGGGGTGTGTTCGTCCACACAGAACCAGCTTTGTGAGCTTCCGCACATCACTTAGATTTAGAtggtgttttagttttttactCAGAACCCGGCTCTAGAGCGACTACCATGGAACCGTTACACTTTTCCCTCCAGTGTTAACATGAACCCACTGTTTCCGCTGATTCTGCACGTTACGAGAGAACATCTGTTTTCTTGTCTGGTCTTAATCCAAATGAATTGGAAGTGGAAATGCAGAAGCAcgagtgttgtgtttttttttttctccctgttcttctttctgtaGTTCGGTTCAAGCTGTGGTCAGTGGGAGTTTTGTTACTCAAACAGAGGTCGTCATAGTGCAGTCAAAGTTAATCCAATCCTAACGTTCAGAGCATTCAGAGCCAGAGCAGCTCACCATGCACACATCAGTAGCTGAATTAAGACTTATttatgaattttaaaaaaaactcatcaaaTCAGATTCTTCTCCCTTTATTACATAATCAccgtttttttaaatgtacaatcCAACAGTGGTGACAAAACCATTTCCCCTATCCAGATCTCACATCATTCTTTTTAACCTCACACATAAAGTATAGCGGgggatttgtttctgtttcaacaCCGTTCAGCTCAGTGGTCTCACCTCTGAATAGGGCTGTAGGTTGCTTCCCGTGTGTATTTTGTTTGAAGCCCGGCTGACCAGCCACATCAAAGCTCTGCTCTTTAAAGCTGTTCAAAGAGTGACGACGCCAAGAGATACCGAAAGGAGGTCCAATCCTAATCCAAACCATATGATGAGCAAAGCAGCAGTTATTTCTACACCTGATGGGGTCTTGTTTGGCTTTGAGACGATCAAGCCGTCTCAATAGCTCAGTATTTGCTGATTCTGTTAAATATtccaaaaaggagaaaataaacacatcaaaacGCCATGTTGATCATTTCTAACCCATCGCAAATCTCACACTGACACTAAACAAAAAGCCATGCAGGTCTCAAGTCATTGTTGTAGATGTTATAGACAAAAGAGCTTCTTTGCAGCCGCTCCGAGAGAGATACGAGCTTCACCCTCTTCATCTGTCACCTCCTCTCCAAAACTGAGTGGTAATGAATAGTGGGATTTAGATGAGAGCCTCTCTGGCTGCTGTTTTAAAGAGATAGAGCTGCCTCTTTACATCACAGCCTtttcattagtgtgtgtgtgtgtgctgagcaAGCACTGTATGTAAgatgtgtatatgttgtgtgtggggtgtatgtttgtgtgtgcatgtttatgtcAGAGCTTTAATCATTCTGCACACCATTTTTTCCTACCATAATACATAAAAATCCAAACTCTAATCACTGTGATTATGTCAAAGTGTCTAATTTAAGCTCTTCACagaagggaaaaacaaaaacgctCTTTTTGGGGCTGGTGCTGTGATTAGAAAGCATTTTTCCATCCTGATTAAAGAAGACAGCGCTTGTTAGGCTACATTAAGTCTGAGCTTCGCTGATCATGATGATCTTCCGCTGCTAAATGTCTATTACTGTCTTTGTAATTATCACAACGTCTGAGAGTAGAGGACTGTGAAGGGTGGGCATGCATCTCCTTCaaaatgttggtttttttttttttaaagtatttttgagATCTACTTCATGTAAGACTTGATAGATTGGTTTCTAATTGACTCAGTTAATGACTGCTCTGTAACACTATTAAAATCTAATGAAAGATTAAAGTAGCAGTCGTTCTCTTCAtctacacacactgtaacatgacTTCTCTGAAGATCCAGGTCATGGACACAAGTTGAATTCTAAAGTGGTTAAATACACCATGGATGGACTACTTGCTCTGGTATGAACAGCTTACGGTGGCTTAAGTTTGTAAATGTTAGCGAACATAAGCTAAATGTTGCTCACTGGGTTAGTAAGTCTATATCACACttgttctgctgtttgagtGACTTAGCATCTAAGCTGAATGGTAAACAGTTTGTTAGTTTTTAACTACACAGCTTAACACACGTTGAGTCAGAGCTTTATCTGCATGTCAGCCACTGTGCTTTAAGATACAAACCATATAATCTAAATGAGCCAAGTGCCCGGTCTGCTAACAGTTATACAGCCAAATATACACATTAGTCCTGTGGCCGTCACTGTCTTGTCAAaggcagagggaaaaaaagtgtttctgaaaATAACCTGGCAGGCTGTGTCATGTCCTTCCTGCAGCTCGAGGCAGGAGGTGGATCGAGCTGACGGTGGAGGAGCAGCGGGCCTATGTGATGAGGCTGCTGGACGCGCTGGAGGTGACGGACAGAGACAAGAGGCTGAAGGTGGCACGGGCCATCCTCTACCTGGCTCAGGGTACGTAGGCCTAAAACATTGCGACCACGGTAGATGATTTGGTACATTCATAAAACCAAACCCCAAAATATAAAGTGCAAAACAGCCTAAAATCACACCTTTGGCATGTtgcatgtcccccccccccccccaggagtGTTTGATGAGTGCGACACAGAGGTGGACGTGCTTCACTGGTCCAGACATAATGTCTTTCTGCTCTACGATATGGGCATCTTCACAGcactgctggagctgctgagcATGGAGATAGAGTAAGTAGATATCCTAGAAACGTTGAGTCATTAAACAACTGTACTGTACAttcagggggggaaaaaaactgctAAGTCATCATAAGTTAATGAGGAAATCACAACTACCTCTACTTCCACACGATCAACAAGTCAAGCTTTTGTCTTGAATTTGCTCGATAGGACAAATGACCTGCTGCTCCTCTTGTATTAACTATATAAAAGAGCATTAAAGAATCGCACATTAGGGGCAATCAAAGCCttagaaagagagacagagcttCTTGTGCGAAATAGTTCTTCATACCTTCTTGAAAATGCTTTTTCTCCTGAGGCTGAGGGTTTGAGGCAATACAGGAAGGGAGGAGTCTGCTTTTATGATTCAGAGATAACGGAAGTCCTAACACTAAAATCCACAGTTCTTTCATTGGCAGAAGAGTTGCATCGTGGTTGTCATGTTACTGAAAGGTCGTAGACTGAAGTCCTGAGAGCCTGTGTATTTCTCAAGCTTAAAAGttcaacctttttcttttgtctaaTAAGCCCTCTGGTGCCTAAATGTATCAACACTGCCCTCCCAAGTCCTCCAAAAAACCCCTCTTGTGCAGAGAGAGGTGCTCACTCCAGTGTGAGGAGGTTTGAAGGAACAGAAAGCCAttgagagaaacagagaagtgCAGAAAACACTGTTTGTGAGCCGCACTTCAAAAAAACCCTCCACTGAGTACTACAGTACAGCCGCAGACTCCTCcaagttgtttgttttgcttctgGTGCCAGCCGCAGTTGGGATCCAGtgcttcttctttgttgttatGTAAGCTGCTCTGGGGCATCATGGCACAGTCTGGCCTCTCACCATGCTGCGCAGCAAAGCAGTGTGAGCAAGCtatcagagaaacacacacacacacacacacacacacatggcagtTTACAGGCTATTCTACCGTATGAATATGAATGCGATGAATGCAGGCAAAATGCACTACATCAGAAATGTGAGTGTGGTTGTGTATGTTTTAAAAGCTCTTGAGTTATCTTGGATTATTTGATTGTACTGTATATGTGCGCAGACTGTCTTTATgtcaaataaaagaagacaattgtttatttgtgtttttgtgtctgcagtAACAACCAGGCGTGCAGCAGTGCAGTGAGGAAGCCTGCCATCTCTCTGGCAGACAGCACAGAGCTCAGGTGAGcaatatttcacatttccttTCATAAAATACAGAATACCGGACTACTGTGCACAGATACTTTCTAAGTCTTGATTGGATGTCTCCCATtgtgctctttaaaaaaaaatgttcttcttttctagTTTCCACGTGCTCTAAAGCAGCCAATTTCTGTTCCAGTCATTTTCATTCATCTTTGCCTCCCCTTAAtggaattgatttttttttttttttcatatacacacattagacacacacacacacacacacacacacacatgcaacaaGGCCCTCGTCTGGGCATTCCCTTGTTGACACTTGTAAATAATTACAGCCTAGAGGAGCATGTTTGTACTTAATTGCTGCCAGTGAATTGAAAGCCGCTGTAGATGTTCTGAACTAAAGGAGGGGCCTTGTTAAGAGAACAAAGCATCTAATGAACGAAACACCACAATGTTAATGAGCGGCGCATTTTTTTCCCGGCAGCGCACAGGAATCATTTCCTCATTGTTAAATGCACAGAGTGACTTCCTTTTCTGCGTCTTGCACTTAAAAGTTCAATTGTTGCTCATCGTGCTGTTTATCATATTATCGACTCGTCTATTTGCAGACCTTTTTCCCCCCGGGCCATTATTATTGCTTTAGGCAGCGATTAAATGCTTTCctcacttgtgtttgttttcattgcagAGTGCTACTGAGCATTATGTACCTGATGGTGGAGACCATTAGAGTCCAAACGGAGGACGACAGGCCTGAGTGGAGAACAGCCAGAGAAGCCTTTAAGAATGAgctgggtgtgtgtatgtgtgtaaagaCAAATataagacaaagacaaagtcGTGTGAAGTCATAATTGTGTTAttttgcgcacacacacacacacacacacacacacacacacacacagacacaccagtTATTGTTCTATCGTAATAAtacatacttaaaaaaaaaacaacagaacagagttGGTTCTGTCATAACAGATGCAattatttgacctttaaccccTCAGGTTCACCTCTTTACAATGGGGAGCCCTTCGCCCTGCTCCTCTTCACCATGGTGACCAAGTTCTGCAGCATGAACGCCCCGCACTTCCCCATGAAGAAAGTACTACTTCTGCTCTGGAAGACGATACTGGTTAGCACATTTCAACCATTAAACCGTAATGTGCTTTTCTGCCCCTTTTCTGTGCTTCTGCATTGCATATTCATTAGTAAGTTCCTACTCTTCCTAATGCTGTAACTGACAAGAATGCATCAAAAGCATCTTATGAACTAtttttcaaatctttaaaaacctcTGTAGAATTCATCCCTGGCTGGCTACTGTACTCTTCCTGAATCCTCTGGTCATATGCCTGTGAATCATTGTGCTCCTGTGTCCGTCCTTATCCTCTAGTTCACCTTGGGGGGCTTTGAGGAGCTTCAGGAGATGAAGGTTCGAGGTCGGGAGCGTCTGAACCTGCCTCCACTCCCAGAGGACAGCATCAAGGTCGTGAGGGCCATGAGAGCAGCCTCTCCTCCAGCCTCCGCCATGGAGCTCAttgaacagcagcagcagcagaagagagGACGCCGAAGCCGCAGGGTACCGAACCCACCCACctaacccacacacacacacacacacacacacacacacacacacacacacacacacacacacacacagtcacacacattgGCCACATTCAGAGAGCTTATTTGAAATGCTACCCCTGACTAATTTTACCATTACTTGCCTTCTTATAGGTGAACAACTTATTCTGTAGAATTCCTCCTTTAACTCACCCTCTAACTGTTTGCtgggtgacttttttttccctgcagttCTGAAGCGCAAACATCGCTGGCTCTCTGCTGTAAGTCAGTGATCCCGGCGATGAAACTAGCGCTGGGTGGGCTTTGAGAATTCAAAGCGTGTTGTTTTTACTAGAGCTTATTGACTGGACAGGCTTTCTCTCTCTAATTGCCCTCTGGTTTCTCATTGCCCCTCTTCCTTGTGTCCCCACAGAGTGCCTTTGTTGATAGCTTGGAAGGAGACAGTCCCTTTCCCAAGAAGCAGGTCTTTACCCAcaaattccctttttttttgtttcctcttgcaTTTTTTTACTCTGCATTGAGCTGGACTTTAAGCACTCCTCTCCCACCTTCCCGACACcttatttctcctctctcctctttccttctttcctttctcaCCCTGTCATTTAACCTCATCCAATCATCATCCTAAGATGCACCAAAATCAGGAACCCTATATAAGATGCCAGACACCGTACCCTCCCTGCGTGACGACAAAACAAATTTGATAAAGAATAACTTTTTCAACACTATTTGACTCTATATACGATTTATATGTTATACTAACACAGTTTGTTGCTTTATAAAATCCATCAGAACACCTCAGTTGTTCCCAGTGGTTTTGGTGCAGTCCTATTCATTTCCGAAGTTTAACATTTCCATATTTGTATCTCTAATTATATGAAGCTACTGCAAGctgccagttagcttagcatagcacaAAGACTTAAAACCGGGTATCACAGTTAGCGATTTGCAGTTATATGCTGGTCTCGTTTTGAGCAGTGTGTTTCCCAAATGTGAAACTAGTCCTTTAAATAAACCATTTTAGGCCgcatgttttctttccttcttctctttttgcCTCTTCTATTGTGTCTTTCCTTAACTTCTACTTGCTGTCCTTCCACTTTCCTTTATTTCAAAccatcatccaaacatttcctCCATTTCCCCTAACACTTCCTGATCCTCTTAATTTTCCCTCATGTTCTCCTCTACatgttttccctctttttttctttcttaatacCCCCgcctcttttcttccctccccTTCTCCTCTTAGGCTTACCCCCATCATTTCCATCACCCTTCTCCCACCTCATCATCCACTAACACCTCACACTGTCTCTCCCCtatctctttctcctctctcctcttcctctttcaacTGTTCagtactgggggggggggggcttgagAGACAAGGCTGACTTGCTGGCTTTTGTCATTGGCCACTCTCCACAGTCCCATAAAGGCAGTCACGTCAGACATCTACCGTAGTAGCATCTCCCCTGTAGTTTTCATCACATCGCTGCTAGGTTTGGCCTCAAAAATCACCTCGCAAAATCACCGACTCTGGACTAGGGGTCAATATCCTTAAAATGCATTCATTGAGGAGGAGAATCGAGATCTGAATAAAGATATTATCTCGTCTGTGGGCTTTGGGTTACAGTTGATCTCTCTCTTAAATGGATGTCATTGAAAGCGTTTGTCCCCTAACCCCGATAGATAAACACTAGCTTTACCTCCCACACAGCAGTGAATGGCTTCTCCATAGAGAATGGCTCTCAACACGGTTtcacctctccctccctccctccttacCTCCCACCGTACACTCACTATACTCCTCACTTAGTCCAGCATTAGAAGTAGCCTTGGCGCACCATACGTCGACTGCACTAGCTCTGATAATGTTCTGATTCATGCCTGATGCTTGCACTACTGCCACAGTCATTCATCGGAGACATTGTTTGGACTGAgatactttgtgtgtgtgtgtgtgtgtgtgtgtatgcttgtgaatgtgtgttatGCACTTGAactgggtttgtttgtttgtacataAAAAGCTACATATAAAGTCTAAGTGTTATTGGACCATGCttgcattttttgcattttgaaaaaaaaaacagtctgtgttAAGTCAAATCAGGAACGTTGCTTGTGGTTGCTGTGGAAATCTGTCCTTTCTCTTCTGCTTTgagaaaatgtcttttaattGAATTTCCCTTCCCAGGGATTTGATTATTCGCAGCTTTGAAAAGGttacaggttgttttttttttttaaatactaatgCACTAAAGAGATTGTTTAGTGATCAACACTGCTTTTTCTAACTTTGACGCTGGAGCTAGGagacagttagcttagctttgtgCAAACTGAAAACCTGGAGAAACGACGAGATCATGTGACTCCTAGCCAAAGCAGTCTTTAAAAGTGTAATTGATCatctgctcgctctctctctctctctctctctctctctttctctcagccTTTGGTCAAGCAGGACAGCCTGGACACCTACAACGAGCGCGACCCGTTCAAGAACGACGACGCCcgggacgaggaggaggaccCCGAGGACACGGACAGCGGCATCGAGGGGGAGGTGGACCCCATGGACCGTGATGTCATCATCCAGCCGCCGCCTCCTCCGCCTCCCCTCAGACCCCCCACAGAGAGGGTGAACTTCCCCAAGGGTCTCCCATGGGCCCCTAAAGTCAGGTTAATTGCACAGCTCTCGATCCTGCACTCTGTTTGTGACTCGCATAATCAGAGTTTCAGAAACTCATTTCAGGATAGACTACACTGTAGACCATCCCGAAAGTCAGACAAGACCATTTGACAAAGATCCTGGAtacaaaacaacattcaaaacaGCTCAGCTCAGACgttaaaatacaaaacttaTACTGACACTCATTACTTCAGCTGGCTATAACAATGCCTGCTGAATTTTATGAGTTTAAAAGCACTTATTTTTTAAGATGAATCCTCCAAATGAGGGTTGGCCACGTGCCATTTTGACCACTGAAGTGGAGAAAACTTCCCACCCACAGCCAGAGCTTTACACCATTTGGCCGTCAGCTGGTGTCAGCCTCCCACCCTGATTCTCTGCCACCATTTGCAAAGTTACAGGACAAATTTAGAAAACTCTCTCCCGgcttttctctcttcaccctcaTCTCACAATAAGCTCTCCATCTGTGTATCCTGGAAAGAAGCATGTGTGTCTTCCCAGGGTGCTGCCGCCTCTGCTTTGGGGAAATGAATAATGCATCTCAGGGAGGACACAAACACTCGAGCGGTCCATTTATCATGCATTTATTATCAGAGAACCTTATCATTGAGTGAGTTCGGCTCGGAGAGCTGCATCACACGGGGCTGATTAAGTGTCGATCAGTAGGAGGCTCTGAACCCTCCACACAGCGTGACTGATGAGATTTGAGAAAGCTAACGCAGCGTGCTGTGCTcctgtgcttgtttgtgtgggtgtgcgcGCACATGCAAGCGCCTCCTTTTGAAATGGCTGTTTAACAGCGTGTTGATGTGCAGAATTGTTGCAGCAGGTGTTTTCAAATGACTCTATAATctgactgcagtgtgtgtgtgtgtgtgtgtgtgtgtgtgttcgtggttatgtgtgtgtgtgtagggagaAAGACATCGAGCACTTCCTGGAGACGAGTAGAAACAAGTTCATCGGGTTTACCCTCGGAAAGTAAGTGTGATtttaagaatataaaaaaaaaaagcccttaaTGTATTCTCCTTATTTTAAGTCTCGTGTTATTTTCTTGTAGTGACATAGAGACCCTTGTGGGCTTGCCCCGACCCATCCACGAGAGCGTGAAGACTCTTAAACAGGTGAGTGGGGACATCCACGTATGTCTAGATCTTGTTTTTCACACATGGAAACAGGTTACAAAGTACTAGATAATTAGGAAAATCAAGGTATTTGACATAAGCACGAGATACTTGAGTCTAATCAAAGTACATGCACTCGGCAAAGAAACCCCATGCAGACCACGCCCCCATTCCCCACTGACAAGCTACTCTACCAACCACGTGGTCCCTACTTTTCCACCACAATCCAAACAGCACCACCACTTTTCAACAGACCCATCCTCCTCTGCCTGTGTGAGCCAGCCCATGCAGCGACAACGCTTACACCACTCAACCCCAACGCAATGTAGACCGATGGGCAGCAAGAGCCAGGACGCCACCAGGGCCCCGTACAGTGTCAGCCCTGGGAAGGCTGAACAGCTAGCCCTGACTGTTGTACTCATACTAAAGCGCAGTGTTTTCCAGAGGGGGGCCACTAAACAGACAAGACCAACAAACACATGTGTCATCTGCTCTGATTCGTCCACGTTCCCTCCAGCCGCATAGCTCAGTGCCAGTTTGTTTGAATTTCACAAACTGAAATGATCACCAAgcaaatcaaactttttttttcccccgcgACAGAAGTCTCTCCAGGTCTGAGAGAGAATTCTTAGTTTCCAAGGCTTTCAGCCACATGACTTTCTCAGATATTtctcaggctttttttttttcttactccaCCATCCCCTTTTCTTAAAGTCCTTCTTCTTTCTCCCCATATTTTGACTCATTACAGCCAAAGAGTTTTTTAAtcaataaccccccccccccactgctgAGACCCCTGACATTGACATCCCACTTACTCCCTCTTAACACCTTCATATACTGTCCATGTagttataaatacattttagagtCATGAATTCTCTTCTTATCTCCAGCACAAATACGTGTCCATTGCTGAAGTCCAGATTAAGAGAGAGGACGAGCTGCAACAGTGTCCGCTGACTCTGGTTAGTAATGTCaacataacatttttaaaacacatgattTTCCTAAACATGAATTGATGAGTAATGGGGACATTTCATGGGATATTTATGTGATTTAaccactccttttttttccctcctgaaATGTGTGATGAATTTATcttatttaatgtttgtgtgcttgATTGTCCGTGTGTATTGTTGTATAGGgcgaggaggaggtggaggagacgtCAGCCGAGATGCTCTACCTGGGAATGCTTCCTAACCTCTCCCAGTATGTGGTGAGTGGCCCATTGGCAATATCCATCCATACGGTCACCTGACTGAAAGAAATCACACTGTTTTGCTACCAAATTGCCTTTTCATTTTCCCTCTAAAGACCACCTTTGAATCAAGGAATCCGCCCAAGCTGTACCTCTTATATGTCAAAACATAATAGATCCCAAACTGGGCCTTTGGTTTTAAACCTGTGGCATCATTCCCTGTGTCAGATTGCCCTCCTGAAGCTGCTTCTGGCTGCAGCTCCAACCTCCAAAGCTAAAACGGACTCCATCAACATCTTGGCTGACGTGCTGCCCGAGGAGATGCCGTAAGTACTGCGGAAAGATCGCCGAATAGGTTACACATCATGGTGAGATGTTAATGCAGTCTCTTTGAGCCACACTTCCATTCGGTGGTTGGAGATAAAATAAACGCAACCTTTCACCTTCCACAGCTGCTGTTTATTAAAAAgccatttataaataaaatcaagTTTGAAAAGTGAGCTCTGAGGAAGTCAAAGTGTTCCATGCTCATTTTAAGCCCGGTATTTCTTAATTTATTAGCTTTCCTCTCATTTTGATAAacattatttgaataaaaatacactttcttcttctttttgctctgCGTTGTGGCCTAGTTTTAAACAAACGGACACACCAGAGAGCTGAAAGACAGTCTCCATGTCAGGAATAGAATAGAAACAACACAAGTGAAAACATTCCGAACCCTGTCTGACATTTCCGGCCCCTGAGATCTGTGTTTTTTCCGCTTGTTTTGATGTTGCGCCTGATGAGCTCGCTGTTGTCGTTTGAAAAAAACCTTGAATGCACCATCAAAGACTTAGCAGATGATCTGGTTGTTTAGAAAGGACCGAGAACAGTCGGTTTTCTTCatggttatgttttttttccccttcttgagA containing:
- the strip2 gene encoding striatin-interacting protein 1 homolog isoform X7, which encodes MQAEDMEVPIINNLIDNGDRQKPKGKDVFKDQQKESESSMESPNLEFEYGDTDTLTAELSELYSYTEEPEFALNRDYFEEDFRTHARGRRWIELTVEEQRAYVMRLLDALEVTDRDKRLKVARAILYLAQGVFDECDTEVDVLHWSRHNVFLLYDMGIFTALLELLSMEIDNNQACSSAVRKPAISLADSTELRVLLSIMYLMVETIRVQTEDDRPEWRTAREAFKNELGSPLYNGEPFALLLFTMVTKFCSMNAPHFPMKKVLLLLWKTILFTLGGFEELQEMKVRGRERLNLPPLPEDSIKVVRAMRAASPPASAMELIEQQQQQKRGRRSRRPLVKQDSLDTYNERDPFKNDDARDEEEDPEDTDSGIEGEVDPMDRDVIIQPPPPPPPLRPPTERVNFPKGLPWAPKVREKDIEHFLETSRNKFIGFTLGNDIETLVGLPRPIHESVKTLKQHKYVSIAEVQIKREDELQQCPLTLGEEEVEETSAEMLYLGMLPNLSQYVIALLKLLLAAAPTSKAKTDSINILADVLPEEMPITVLQSMKLGIDVNRHKEIIVKAISALLLLLLKHYKLNHIYQFEIVSQHLVFANCIPLILKFFNQNIMSYISAKNSICVLDFPHCVVHEMPELTAESLEAGDSNQFCWRNLFSCINLLRILNKLTKWKHSRTMMLVVFKSAPILKRALKVKQAMMQLYVLKLLKIQTKYLGRQWRKSNMKTMSAIYQKVRHRLNDDWAYGNDIDARPWDFQAEECALRESIEKFNSRRYDRSRNGEFAPVDNCLQSVLGQRVDLPEDFHYSYEMWLEREVFSQPIQWEGLLQNP
- the strip2 gene encoding striatin-interacting protein 1 homolog isoform X5, with product MQAEDMEHYANSRGGCGSGVESVVSQLEGRGFDPQLLQPPWSSMESPNLEFEYGDTDTLTAELSELYSYTEEPEFALNRDYFEEDFRTHARGRRWIELTVEEQRAYVMRLLDALEVTDRDKRLKVARAILYLAQGVFDECDTEVDVLHWSRHNVFLLYDMGIFTALLELLSMEIDNNQACSSAVRKPAISLADSTELRVLLSIMYLMVETIRVQTEDDRPEWRTAREAFKNELGSPLYNGEPFALLLFTMVTKFCSMNAPHFPMKKVLLLLWKTILFTLGGFEELQEMKVRGRERLNLPPLPEDSIKVVRAMRAASPPASAMELIEQQQQQKRGRRSRRSAFVDSLEGDSPFPKKQPLVKQDSLDTYNERDPFKNDDARDEEEDPEDTDSGIEGEVDPMDRDVIIQPPPPPPPLRPPTERVNFPKGLPWAPKVREKDIEHFLETSRNKFIGFTLGNDIETLVGLPRPIHESVKTLKQHKYVSIAEVQIKREDELQQCPLTLGEEEVEETSAEMLYLGMLPNLSQYVIALLKLLLAAAPTSKAKTDSINILADVLPEEMPITVLQSMKLGIDVNRHKEIIVKAISALLLLLLKHYKLNHIYQFEIVSQHLVFANCIPLILKFFNQNIMSYISAKNSICVLDFPHCVVHEMPELTAESLEAGDSNQFCWRNLFSCINLLRILNKLTKWKHSRTMMLVVFKSAPILKRALKVKQAMMQLYVLKLLKIQTKYLGRQWRKSNMKTMSAIYQKVRHRLNDDWAYGNDIDARPWDFQAEECALRESIEKFNSRRYDRSRNGEFAPVDNCLQSVLGQRVDLPEDFHYSYEMWLEREVFSQPIQWEGLLQNP
- the strip2 gene encoding striatin-interacting protein 1 homolog isoform X8 — translated: MQAEDMESSMESPNLEFEYGDTDTLTAELSELYSYTEEPEFALNRDYFEEDFRTHARGRRWIELTVEEQRAYVMRLLDALEVTDRDKRLKVARAILYLAQGVFDECDTEVDVLHWSRHNVFLLYDMGIFTALLELLSMEIDNNQACSSAVRKPAISLADSTELRVLLSIMYLMVETIRVQTEDDRPEWRTAREAFKNELGSPLYNGEPFALLLFTMVTKFCSMNAPHFPMKKVLLLLWKTILFTLGGFEELQEMKVRGRERLNLPPLPEDSIKVVRAMRAASPPASAMELIEQQQQQKRGRRSRRSAFVDSLEGDSPFPKKQPLVKQDSLDTYNERDPFKNDDARDEEEDPEDTDSGIEGEVDPMDRDVIIQPPPPPPPLRPPTERVNFPKGLPWAPKVREKDIEHFLETSRNKFIGFTLGNDIETLVGLPRPIHESVKTLKQHKYVSIAEVQIKREDELQQCPLTLGEEEVEETSAEMLYLGMLPNLSQYVIALLKLLLAAAPTSKAKTDSINILADVLPEEMPITVLQSMKLGIDVNRHKEIIVKAISALLLLLLKHYKLNHIYQFEIVSQHLVFANCIPLILKFFNQNIMSYISAKNSICVLDFPHCVVHEMPELTAESLEAGDSNQFCWRNLFSCINLLRILNKLTKWKHSRTMMLVVFKSAPILKRALKVKQAMMQLYVLKLLKIQTKYLGRQWRKSNMKTMSAIYQKVRHRLNDDWAYGNDIDARPWDFQAEECALRESIEKFNSRRYDRSRNGEFAPVDNCLQSVLGQRVDLPEDFHYSYEMWLEREVFSQPIQWEGLLQNP